Proteins from a genomic interval of bacterium:
- a CDS encoding cysteine hydrolase: MQGTSDSGEVNSEARRAAERLSRVKPLWSLAEKVAPAHTALVVVDVQNDFCSPEGMMSAEGLDVSSAVTTAQRLEGFIASARRAGVLVVFVRSVLSSDDNRYLSDVILEQATRRRAGSYTLRPVCMDGSFGGDYYGNVRPAPGDPVVTKHRYSAFLRTDLETILRTAGIRTVVLAGVATNVCVETTARDAFMRDLYVVLASDGSAAYSDAEHEATLTTIDRFFGQIASIAELTAAWNR; the protein is encoded by the coding sequence GTGCAGGGCACAAGCGACTCGGGCGAGGTGAACAGCGAGGCCCGGCGCGCCGCCGAGCGTCTCTCCCGCGTGAAGCCGCTGTGGAGCCTGGCCGAGAAGGTGGCGCCGGCCCACACCGCCCTCGTCGTGGTCGACGTGCAGAACGACTTCTGCTCGCCCGAGGGGATGATGAGCGCCGAGGGGCTCGACGTCAGTTCGGCGGTGACCACGGCGCAGCGGCTGGAGGGCTTCATCGCCTCGGCCCGGCGGGCCGGCGTGCTGGTGGTGTTCGTGCGCAGCGTCCTCTCCAGCGACGACAACCGCTACCTCAGCGACGTGATCCTGGAGCAGGCCACCCGGCGCCGCGCCGGCAGCTACACGCTGCGGCCGGTCTGCATGGACGGGTCCTTCGGCGGCGACTACTACGGCAACGTGCGGCCCGCTCCCGGTGACCCCGTCGTCACCAAGCACCGCTACAGCGCTTTCCTGCGCACCGACCTGGAGACGATCCTGCGCACCGCCGGCATCCGCACGGTCGTGCTGGCCGGGGTGGCCACCAACGTGTGCGTCGAGACCACCGCACGCGACGCCTTCATGCGCGACCTCTACGTGGTGCTCGCCTCCGACGGCAGCGCCGCCTACAGCGACGCCGAGCACGAGGCCACCCTCACCACCATCGACCGCTTCTTCGGCCAGATCGCCTCCATAGCCGAGCTCACCGCCGCCTGGAACCGGTAG
- a CDS encoding carbonic anhydrase produces the protein MSETATMLEANAAYVDGFSEGNKPMPPARGVAAVVCMDARIHPSEMLGLTLGDAHVIRNAGGRVSDDAIRSLIISSTLLGTKEFIVVHHTDCGMLTFSNDDLRGILAERRGSDAGDIDFLPFGNLEQSVRDDIATIRASAHLDQSIPVRGFIYDVDTGALHEVN, from the coding sequence ATGTCCGAGACAGCAACGATGCTCGAAGCCAACGCCGCCTACGTCGACGGCTTCAGCGAGGGCAACAAGCCCATGCCCCCCGCCCGCGGCGTGGCCGCGGTGGTCTGCATGGACGCCCGCATCCACCCGTCGGAGATGCTGGGCCTGACCCTCGGCGACGCGCACGTGATCCGCAACGCCGGCGGGCGGGTTTCCGATGACGCCATCCGCTCGCTCATCATCTCCTCGACCCTGCTGGGCACCAAAGAGTTCATCGTCGTGCACCACACCGACTGCGGGATGCTCACGTTCTCCAACGACGACCTGCGGGGCATCCTGGCCGAGCGGCGCGGCAGCGACGCCGGCGACATCGACTTCCTGCCCTTCGGCAACCTCGAGCAGAGCGTCCGCGATGACATCGCGACCATCCGGGCCAGCGCTCACCTCGACCAGTCGATCCCCGTGCGGGGGTTCATCTACGACGTGGACACCGGCGCACTCCACGAGGTGAACTGA